TAAAAATATCCGACTGGCTCAGGGCTTTCCAGAGGCTGGTTTACACTGAGGAGGCTGTGGCAGAGGAGGCCCCGGAGGAAGCAGAGGTTTCCGAAGAAGAAAAACAGGAAAAAGTTGCAGCTCCTGGCGGGGCAGGTCCCCGTGCCCCGTCCGGCGATGGGCTTCTGGTTGAGGGCTCCGTTCATCTGGAGCTGCTTTTGAAAAAGCTTAAAATTTTTGAGCAGCTCATGGAAAAGGAAATGTACCCCAGGGCGGCCCTTGTGGCCGATGATATTATGCAGACCATAGAAAATTTTGATCCAAGACTTTATTTTCCTAAGCTTTTCAGTCGTTTTTTTATGCTTCTGGCATTGCGCAGTGAGGATGTCATGCAGTTTGAAGAAATGAAGGAGAGTCCGGAGTGGCAGGCCATGCGGGAATTTTTCAAGGTGGATCCCGATGCCTTTGTGGATTTCTGATCCCTGTTGAATAAAGCTTTCTGTTTATACCTGCAGGTCGCTGGCAGATTGAAGAGCAAACTGAAATGGAAGGGGGTTTTCCTGTGAAATGTAAGGGGTGTGGCATTGAGTCGCTTTCAGATGAGGGCATGACCATGGTAGCAGACTGGCCCTTTTGCTCCCTATGCTTTGAAACGCTGCTGGCGGGTGGAGACAGGGCTGTCAGTGCAAAGGATACAGAGGAATGCGGCGGGGCCAGCCAGGAAATCCAGGAAGTCCATGGAGGGGATGAAGATAAAAAGATGCCGGGTTGTGAACTCTGCGGCGCTCCCCTTGGTGAGGATGATTGCAGGGTCGGTATATGGAAATTCTGCAGAACCTGTTTTCAGGATCTTGTCATGGCACCATCTCCGCCCCGGCCCGTCAGGGAAGAGACTTTTGAAGAAGCGGAAGAAGACGGGGGGAGCAGGGAAGATGCATTTTTCGTTCCGGATCACATGAAAAGTGTTCTCTGCGCAGGCTGTGGACGGAGCATCCCCCTTGGTGGTGCAAAGCCTGTGGAGGAAAAACGCTATTGTCCAGACTGTTTTCTTTTGCTTCCGCCAGAAAGAGCAATTCAGGGGCCTGCTTTGGCGCAGAAAGATGAACGCTCTTTCCATGGTGCATCTTCAGCTTCTGAAACGGAAGTATGTGAGGCATGCCTGCGCAGGCTGCCCCTGAGAAGGCTTCATGAGGTAGAGGGCTTTGAAATCTGTTCCGCCTGCCGAGCAACGGATGAGGCCATGGCCCTTGAACTCGCCCGCAGCCACCACAGAAAGCGTATGGAGGCAGAAAGGCTTCAGGTTTGAACGGCTTTTTCCTCACCCCAGGGCAGGCACAGGGGCCTGCCCCTACAAAAATAGGGGCTCTACAATCCATTCGCAGGTGCAGATTCTGTGCTACCCTACCTGTTCCTTTATGGCGTTGAGGCTGGTCGTGGGTATTGTCGTTAAGGACTTTAAGGTCATTAAGGAAGGTGAGGGTAAAAGAGTATTTGGACACCCTCAAAATTAAATTTTTACAACTCAACAGGCTTGATAAAAATTATGGGTAAAGCCCAGCCCAGAGGGAGGGGCCGGGGCCTTGCCCGGCACACAGGCTAAAAACTGGACTTGTGTAATGTACTGAAGACTGTTGGCCTGAGTGTCGGGGTGAGGGGAGAAAGTAATAAATAGCCATTATATTCATCGCTTTGTTTCAAAAATGATCGTACGTAATATTCAATTTTAGGGCACTGGCAGAGTATAAAGAAAGGTTTTACATGGGATTCCTTGTAACCAATGGTGCTGTGATGACATGCAGCTTCGGCGTTGCGCCTTCTTCCCTGATTGTGCTGCCCGTAAATATGGTTTTTGCCACGACCCCGGCCGCAACCATCATGGATTTTATACCGATTGTGAATATCCCTCCCTTTGGCATGTGTACCACGCCGAGCAACCCTGCGGTGGCAGCAGCAACGGCAGCCGCTCTGGGTGTGCTGACACCCATGCCCTGTGTCCCGGTGACGGTGGCCCCATGGGTTCCCGGAAAACCCACGGTACTCATAGGCAATTTTCCGGCACTGACGGATTCCAGTAAGCTGATGTGCATGTGGGGTGGGGTGATTTCCATCAGTTTTGCCGGTCAGGTGACGGTGCAGCTTTAGTCTTTCCCATAAGGACAGCACGGATAACGGAAAAATCAATGAAAGGATAAGAGGATGATTATTGACCGTTTTAATCTCAAGTCCCAGGAGCTGATCGAAAAGGCCTGTCGTCTGGCTGTCAAGAAGGAGCATCAGTGTGTGACCCCATGGCATCTTCTTTCAAGCCTTCTGGAGGCCCCCCGAAGCCCTGTCCGTTCGGCTTTGTCCGATGCAGGAACAAGTATGGAGTCTCTGGAAGCAAGGATATCCGGTCATCTTCTTACCCTTCCCAAGGCCCTTGCAGGTGCCCAGCAGACGCCCATCAACCGGGATCTGGAAAGGCTTTTCATTCTGGCCGAAGAAACGGCAACTCAGCTTGGGGAATCTGCCATCGGTATTCATCACCTGCTGCTGGCCATGCTGGATGTGGGAGAGCCTGCGGCTGCACTGACCGAATCAGGAACAGATAAAGAAAAGCTGGGGACAACGCTGAAGGCCATGCGGTCATCTGCCTCTGAAAAGGGTGGAACAGGCCTTTCGCAGGAATTTGAATATCTGGCAAAATACACAAGGGATCTTACGGAAACGGCCCGCAGGGGAGAGCTGGATCCTGTAATTGGCAGGGATGAAGAAATCCATCTGACCGTACAGATCCTGAGCCGTCGTCTTAAGAATAATCCCATTATAATTGGTGAACCCGGTGTAGGCAAAACCGCCGTGGTGGAAGGACTGGCCCTTCGCATTGTAAAGGGGGATGTACCAGACAGTCTCAAGGATATTTCCATTCTGGCTTTGGATCTGGGACAGCTCATTGCAGGGGCAAAATACAGGGGGGAGTTTGAAGAACGCTTCAAGCGGGTGCTGGAGGAAATAGAGTCCGCAGGAAATGTGATCACCTTCATTGATGAGATTCATATGCTGGTGGGTGCAGGGGCTTCGGGAGGTGCAATGGATGCGGCCAACCTCATCAAGCCAGCCCTTTCCAGGGGTAAGATACGCTGCATCGGTGCCACAACGCTGGAAGAATACCGCAAGCATATTGAAAAGGATGCCGCACTAATGCGCCGGTTCCAGACCGTTACCGTGGATGAACCTTCCATGGAGCAGAGTCTGGCCATTTTAAGGGGGATCAAGGAAAAGTATGAGACCCACCATGGCGTTCATATTACGGATGCGGCCCTGCAGTCGGCCGTGAAGCTTGCCAAGCGCTACATCACAGACCGTTTTCTTCCGGACAAGGCCATCGACCTTGTGGATCAGTCAGCGGCCAGTCTGCGCATCGCCCTTGCTTCGAGACCCGAAGACATTGAACGTATGGCAAGGGAGATTGTGGCCCTTGAGATAGAAGTAAGGGCGTTGGAGGGGGAGACGGACAAGGCCAGTGTGGAGCGACTTGGAATTGTTGGGGCTGAGCTTGTGGCCCTTAAGGAAGCAAGTGAAAAAAGGGTATCCGCATGGGAAGATGAGAAAAATGCTCTGATAGCTGTTCAGGAAGCTGGAAGAAGCCTTGAATCCGCTAAAAAAGAGCTTGAACAGAGGATTCGTGAGGAAGATTTTGCAAGGGTAGCCGAGCTTCAGTACAAGGTGATTCCCGAAGCTGAAAAGGTACTGGAACAGTATCAGGATCTTGATGGGGGCAGTGATGCCGGAGAAGCCGGCCCCAGAGATTTGATGCCTGAGGATGTGGCTGTCTGTGTCTCCCGCTGGACCGGAGTTCCTGTGTCAAAGATGATGGAAGGGGAAAAGGATCGCTGGCTTAAGCTGGAGTCTCACCTGCGCAGACGGGTTGCAGGGCAGGATGAAGCCCTTGGTACCGTTGCCAGAGCCGTACGCCGTTCCAGGGCAGGGGTACAGGATCCCAACCGGCCTGTGGCTTCATTTCTGATGCTCGGGCCTACGGGGGTGGGTAAAACGGAGCTTGCCAAGGCCCTTGCAGAGTTTCTCTTTGATGATGAAAAGTCTTTGATACGGATTGATATGAGCGAGTTCATGGAAAAGCACTCTGTGGCCCGCCTTACGGGAGCGCCTCCCGGTTATGTGGGATATGATGAGGGCGGGGTGCTGACCAACAAGGTAAAAAGAAAACCCTACAGCGTTGTTCTTTTTGACGAGGTAGAAAAGGCCCATCCCGATGTATATAATATTTTTCTTCAGGTTTTTGATGACGGAAGGCTCACCGACGGGCAGGGCCGCACAACCCACTTCTATGACACCGTTCTTCTCATGACCTCAAACCTTGGAGCGGACCGCATAGAGGCCGCAGAGACGGAAGAAGACGTTTTAAAGATGAAGCAGGCCATCATGGAGGTGGTACAGGGCTTTTTCAGGCCGGAATTTCTCAATCGCCTCGATGATATTATCATTTTCCGTCCCCTTACGCCTGAGGTCATGAACCCCATCGTGGATATTCAGCTAATGCGTCTTTCCAAACTTCTTGAGGATAAAAAGATACACCTGGAGGTGGATGCAGAGGCTAGGGAATTTCTGGCCGCAGAGGGGTACAACCCCCTTTACGGTGCAAGGCCCCTGAAGCGGGTCATACAGACAAGGCTTCAGGACCCCCTTGCTGAAATGCTCATTGAGGATGGGATGGAAGAGGGGGGGCAACTTCTTGTATCCGTCAGGGACAATACCTTAAATATAAGCAGGGCAGGGGAGGATGGCAGGCCTTTGTTCCCGGAGGGTGAACAGGAAGGATCTGAAATGGCTTCTGAAGCTGCACCTTTCCCTCCCTCTGAATCCCATGGTGAAGAAGATGATGAAGATGGTGAAGGGCATGGGAATAACCATTGATACAGATGTGTATCAGGCCTGACTTTTCATCAATATTAAGGATCTGTGGCCGTATATGAAATATTTGAACATGCTCAATTCATTTGTGAAGTCCTGGCTTCAGCAGACCCTGAACCTTCCCCCCAAGGTGATTGTCATTGGCATGGCCCTGGCAATTTCCCTGGTGGGGCTGCTGATCCTATGGATTCGTAAGAGAAAAAAGGCGAAAGAAGATTCTTCCGAAAAGTCTGGCCCCGATAAAAAACCTGCCATGCCAGCAAAAAGCCTTGTCCGGGTCTGGAAGGAGTTTCTGACCGGGATACCATGGAGAATAAGGCGGTATACCGGCAGGCTTCCCGTGTATGTGCTCATGGGGGAATCGGGGAGCGGCAAGACGGAGCTTATACGGAAATATACGGATTATGAGGCCCTGTCCCTGCAGTTTCAGGCGGGCCATACCACATCCCCCCTGTTTCAGATCTGTCTTTCTTCAAAGGCTGTGCTTATGGAAATGCCCTCGGGCATTCTGTTCCATAAGGAAGCTGACGGAAGAAGGGCGCTGGTCAAACTCTGGAAGGCCCTTCCGGGCAAAAGAATACCCCACGGGGTTGTCTGTATCCAGGGTTCCATGCTTGAAAAAGAAACCCCTGAAAACCTTAAGCGCCTTGCCCTTTATCTGCGGGGCAAGATCAACCTCATGGCTTCTCCGTCCGGAAAACCCGTTCCCCTGATCCTTTCTTTGACCCACATGGATACTGTAACAGGGTACAGCCAGTGGGTATCCTTTCTGGAATCTCAGGGCATGTCCCTGGAAGCTGTATGGAATGAAGGCTCAGGTTTTCCGGACATTCAAAGGGCGCTGGATATTTACGCTGCCATGCTTCCCCTTGCCCTCACAAGGGTTCCTTCCGGTGATTACCTTGCCATGGTTGACTTTCTTGAGAATGCAGGGAGATGGCTTGGTGTGCTTTCGGCTTTCACAAAGGTTCTTCTGGCTGAGGATCCTTTTTCCAGAACGCCTTACTTGATGCGCATGAGCTTTCACGGAGAAGGTCAGGGCCTTGAAAGCAGCGGGCCCTTCAGCATGACAGCCCATAAGGAATCCCTTGATTTCAGGCTGGGCAGATACCGGCACCCCCTGGCTGCCGGTGGTATTCTTGGGGTGGGGTTGCTGGGTATGACAGCCCTTTTTGCGGCTCAGTACAATGAACTTGAGAAGATGGACCGCCACCTTGATGTCATGGAGCTGATAAAGCCATCGTCCTATAAAGAGCTGCATGTTCACTTTCCCGTGGGCAGGGGCAGGAATCTTGCGTCAAGGATACTCCCTGACTTTTTCCCTGAGCAGGAAAAAATAATGGTGGAAAGACTGACAGGTCTTGTCCGTCAGCACTACCTTTATCCTGTCTTTTACAGTCTGCGGAACAGGCAGGATTCTCAGGAGAAAATGATCTATCTTCTGGGGCTTCTTTATGCTTCCCCCGACAACGGGCTGAGGACCATGATTCTTTCAAAG
Above is a genomic segment from Desulfobotulus mexicanus containing:
- a CDS encoding ATP-dependent Clp protease ATP-binding subunit, translated to MIIDRFNLKSQELIEKACRLAVKKEHQCVTPWHLLSSLLEAPRSPVRSALSDAGTSMESLEARISGHLLTLPKALAGAQQTPINRDLERLFILAEETATQLGESAIGIHHLLLAMLDVGEPAAALTESGTDKEKLGTTLKAMRSSASEKGGTGLSQEFEYLAKYTRDLTETARRGELDPVIGRDEEIHLTVQILSRRLKNNPIIIGEPGVGKTAVVEGLALRIVKGDVPDSLKDISILALDLGQLIAGAKYRGEFEERFKRVLEEIESAGNVITFIDEIHMLVGAGASGGAMDAANLIKPALSRGKIRCIGATTLEEYRKHIEKDAALMRRFQTVTVDEPSMEQSLAILRGIKEKYETHHGVHITDAALQSAVKLAKRYITDRFLPDKAIDLVDQSAASLRIALASRPEDIERMAREIVALEIEVRALEGETDKASVERLGIVGAELVALKEASEKRVSAWEDEKNALIAVQEAGRSLESAKKELEQRIREEDFARVAELQYKVIPEAEKVLEQYQDLDGGSDAGEAGPRDLMPEDVAVCVSRWTGVPVSKMMEGEKDRWLKLESHLRRRVAGQDEALGTVARAVRRSRAGVQDPNRPVASFLMLGPTGVGKTELAKALAEFLFDDEKSLIRIDMSEFMEKHSVARLTGAPPGYVGYDEGGVLTNKVKRKPYSVVLFDEVEKAHPDVYNIFLQVFDDGRLTDGQGRTTHFYDTVLLMTSNLGADRIEAAETEEDVLKMKQAIMEVVQGFFRPEFLNRLDDIIIFRPLTPEVMNPIVDIQLMRLSKLLEDKKIHLEVDAEAREFLAAEGYNPLYGARPLKRVIQTRLQDPLAEMLIEDGMEEGGQLLVSVRDNTLNISRAGEDGRPLFPEGEQEGSEMASEAAPFPPSESHGEEDDEDGEGHGNNH
- a CDS encoding DUF4280 domain-containing protein, giving the protein MGFLVTNGAVMTCSFGVAPSSLIVLPVNMVFATTPAATIMDFIPIVNIPPFGMCTTPSNPAVAAATAAALGVLTPMPCVPVTVAPWVPGKPTVLIGNFPALTDSSKLMCMWGGVISISFAGQVTVQL